From a region of the Arachis ipaensis cultivar K30076 chromosome B09, Araip1.1, whole genome shotgun sequence genome:
- the LOC107616759 gene encoding uncharacterized protein LOC107616759 (The sequence of the model RefSeq protein was modified relative to this genomic sequence to represent the inferred CDS: added 15 bases not found in genome assembly) → MMEIKLSCCHFHFLCYLLAASLVFSHAHNHGNPANDIVDIINKNRTDQKLPHLNDSPGLGCMALQYIELCKGNCTGNNVVNCKPSEDDFTEVFAPNCGVELPTFGTITGHVIGCQKKYVEPSIAFSQVLVKDKSSLSILKNKSHTEVGVGLVGVHKGPFFWCVLFSNGQTNSTFVLENRGEGIKQRSGCYSGSSAPCSGAQKSGFAPSSIFSMSYVLILLFTFL, encoded by the exons CTCAGTTGCTGCCACTTCCACTTCTTGTGTTATCTTCTTGCGGCTTCTCTGGTTTTCTCCCACGCCCACAACCATG GAAATCCGGCGAACGATATTGTCGACATTATAAACAAGAACCGTACAGATCAAAAGCTTCCTCACCTGAATGACAGTCCTGGTCTAGGGTGCATGGCCTTACAATACATTGAATTATGCAAAGGAAATTGCACTGGCAACAATGTAGTGAACTGCAAGCCTTCGGAAGATGACTTCACCGAAGTCTTCGCCCCCAATTGTGGCGTAGAGCTGCCAACTTTCGGCACCATAACCGGACACGTAATTGGTTGTCAAAAGAAGTATGTTGAGCCATCAATAGCATTTTCCCAAGTTCTTGTGAAAGATAAGAGTTCTTTGTCTATTTTGAAGAACAAATCACACACTGAGGTTGGAGTGGGGCTGGTTGGAGTCCATAAAGGACCTTTCTTTTGGTGTGTTTTATTTAGCAATGGACAGACAAACTCTACATTTGTGCTTGAAAATCGTGGTGAAGGTATCAAGCAAAGGAGTGGGTGCTATAGTGGAAGTAGTGCTCCATGCAGTGGAGCACAGAAAAGTGGTTTTGCACCATCTAGCATATTCTCCATGTCTTATGTACTTATTTTGCTTTTTACATTTTTGTGA